GTTTCTGTGGCCGTCGACGTACAGGACGTGGAAACAGGGGAACCACAAACAGAAATGAAACGCTCATCATAATCTCGactcctccatcttgtctctcgaggaaaaaaaaaaagagaaaaaaagaaaagtggtcTGGGACAGCAAATACAAAGAGCCTCCATTTTAtgtccccaacacacacactgatacaaagtgtgtgtgtgtgtgtgtgtgtgtgtgtgtgtgtgtgtgtgtgtgtgtgtgtgtgtgtgtgtgtgtgtgtgtgtgtgtgtgtgtgtgtgtgtgtgtgtgtgtgtgtgtgtgagagttgcCGTGAAGAAGGTGGGGATGGGGTGGGGAGGCTGAAAATAGAATGACACTTGAGTACAGTGTGTAGATTCTACGACAGTGGCACGGGGTGGGACTCACATGcctttgtcctctctctccttcctcgcTCGGAGACATCAGCCCACAAAGGAGCCCCGTGCTGGAGAATGGCactaattgtaaaaaaaaaagaaagaaaaaaagggtcTGGCAACCAGCCTCCTCCCACTGTCTTCTTTATCTGTAGCGGGAAAAAGGGCTCTCGGTTCTGTCTTGGTACTGTCCCTCACAAGCTAGAGGCAGATGTATTGGCTCAACTTCAGATCAGGGCAATTCAGCCAATAAGCAGGGAAAGGCTTTCAATAATCACTGACTAAATGCACTGTAtatatgggttattattgtgtatgtgtattcatGTATGCTTTGGGTCTGAAACAATTGATCTGTTGAATCAAATTTCGTAACGTCATGTTCCTGTTGGCCTTTGCTGCTTATTAAGGAATTTCATTTAAATGGAAATGAAAGGCTTTCTTAGAGGTCCGTACTCCTACACATTGGGGGTGACATCTTCTGTGACTCAACTAAGGACTATTAAGAGTcaatgaataaacaaataaatgcattcatAGGTACTTCCTGTTTGACACCCTTCTTTTTATATTGGGAAGGATGTTTTGAAAGGGAACAAGGAGGAGAAAcaagagagcccccccccccccccccaactcaccCAACCActagccccccacccccaaatcCGCCTCTTCTTTTTGAAGgtggaggtaaaaaaaaaaatgaggttTAGGTGGGGGTTACATATCCCTCCCTTTGAAGGCAAAGCTTATGATACTTGTGACTCCTGTTGAGGAGTCACATGCAAAAGCCCAGGAGGAAGGAGCACAATAGGCACACTatatgaaccccccccccccacacacacacacacacacacacacacacacacgcacacaaatggacCATTGGGCTGGCCTCCCCTCATTATGTGGAAAATACCTTCACATTATGAGCCGTGGTGAATGCAAAGAGGAGCTTGTTAGCTTGTCAGGTCGCCGCAGCCACAGAGCATTCCAATTGACTTAGCCCTGAGTGCTGCGGCGCGGTCATACTCTAATTTATTGAAAACGGCGTTAGGCACAGTCAAGGGCTTTCCCCCATTCTCaacgcctctcctcctctccttcacagATGAAAGGCAGGATGAGTATCACCCACTGGGGCCCAAAGGCTCTCTTCATGCTGTTGGAAATGGTACAGGTGAGTCCGGCCCTACCGCCATTGTATGATGAAAGAACCAACCGCCCCACCCCACtatccccccacacactcacgctACGCCACCATTAAGTCACCCGTAGCCCCATGACATACATTTGGCTAGCCACTAACTGTTACATGACATGCTGTTGAGGTGATTTCCCTAATAAGGAAACCCCCGATCACTCTACTGTTTGTGAGAAGGCACGAGAGATACACCACTTCGGATGCGTCTGATAAATAACATCATTACATTGTTGAGTTAGAGTCTAGTTTGCAAATAACGTTTGCTGTTAAATTGAGTATTGACTTAAATCGTATTTGTTTGGTTGATGTCCTTCCAAATTGGTTATAAAGAGACTGTCCTGTTCTGCCTTAAGGGACTGataatggcaaaaaaaaattaagcatCCAAGCAACAAAGACATGTCTTTACCACTGAGACGCTACGCTGTAATGGGAAGCATAGAGACAATGGTGAAATATTAAAAGTCCAAGCTTTTATTGCCTAATATATTTAATTACTTAATTGTCTTAAATGTTCACATGTAAATCATTGGGCTTCAGATATATTGAGCAGACCCGAATCAATATAGTCAATGCATGGTATAAGAAGTTTAGTTGTTTTCCATTTATGCTAATTGCATCTTCATGTTTAAATTGGGTCAAGGCATATTTGAAATAAGATTAGCTAACTCAGAGGATCTCATTGTGCCTTAACCAAATTACCATCTACACTAGAACTACCTAAGTGAAATGCAAAGTGATATTTATTGCAAAAACGCTTTTCTCGCCAGCCAAGATGCCACACTTAACAGTGCACATCGCGTAATGGCGGAATTATCTATTATCTATTACCTTCTTTTTCTTCGTAGAAACCATTATACAACATCATTAACGGAAACTTAAACGTATACTCCCCCTCTAAGTAGTTTCCTAATGGTCTTTTCTCTGAAGCTTGGTTAAACAAGactgcctccccccctcttgCCTAGCATCGTTCAGACCAACGTCATCCAACAAAATTAACAACTCTACTGGTTTTCCCCTCCATACAGGCAAGGGACTTGAAGGTGTCTCCGAGCTCAATGACTACTTCCTGAAGCGCAAAATGGAGGACAGCGATGAACACCCAGCTAGCATCGCAGAGTACCTGCAGCGCGGCGACACCGCCATCATCTACCCAGAAGCCCCGGAGGAAGTGACCCGGCTGGGAACGCCGGAGGCTATCGGTCAAGATGAAAACGAAAATGGTGCGTATAAGCCCTGGAGGTTGCGCTATGAGGAGAATGGCGGTATTATGAAGGATGTTGTTCTGCCTGTTGGGAAGGATAATAATTAGCATGTCAGCATAACTAAGATATAGAACGTTTTTTTTGCATTCTCAGTTCCCTATATATTCTATTCCATGTTTTGCCTCGTTCAGGTTGTATTCAggcttattttattttcattcttgAAGCACTACATTTACAATGAACATCCATCACCCTATAATTAAAAAACAAGTGAGGTCTCTCTGGGACGAACGAGTCGAACCCTTGGCTAGGGAGCACGGCAGCCCCGCGACCCACACGACCTCAACATCTGCCAATCAACACACGGCCATTTCCTCTGCTCACACCCGTGCGAGGGGTCCATTAGCTGACCTCCCACCAACTGACCTGACCCCGTCCCCCGCTTCTGTCATTCAGACCTGCCCGGCGGCACGCCGGACGACTTCGCCCAGCTCCTGACCTGCCCGTACTGCGACCGGGGCTACAAGCGGCTGACGTCCCTGAAGGAGCACATCAAGTACCGCCACGAGAAGAACGAGGAGAGCGTCCCATGCCCGCTGTGCTCCGACACCTTCACGCACCGCGCACAGCTGGAGCGCCACATGGCCACACACAAGCCCAGCCGAGATCAGGTacaccctccctctgtctgtggctgttgttgttggtgttgtctTTGGAGTCCTGGTAATATCTGTCGTCGTTGACGTTTATGTTTTTCTGCCGGGCTATGAGTATTCATTTGGGCATTTCTTTATTCTAATCAAATATAAATCAATAAGTAGAATCAAGATTAAATCAGAGGGTGTGTGAACAAATGATACATTGTGAAACAgagaatatatttaaataaataaacgtttcAGTACCATGGCACATACAGTATGGTTTAAATAGTCAATGCTTACCCTGCACTTCCCTTTATTCAGTCTATACTCAGTCTATAAATATGCTATAAATAACCACTAAAAAGCATTCTTTGGACAGCCAGTGCACTTTTATTAAATCCATAGTACATCTATGGAGAAAGCACCTATAGCTCCCTGCCCACTAAATCCCCCTGTTTTCTATCGTATTTTTGTGTTAGGTTGTTTTTCCCTTTAGTTGTAAAATCATCAGACCTCGCACTGCTAGTTAGCAGCTGCATTTTTGCTGTGCTCCCCCTAAGCTTCCGCCTACAGTGAGCCGTGCGTGGGATGTGCAACCATATTGACTTCCCCGGGCCATCTGACTTTGTACATCAGCTGTTGCTGGAACTGGAACTGGAACAGATTTGATTAGAAATTAGTGCTAATAAAGATAGTTCCAGATAGGCCTCTTCCTATTATTCTAAGTGTTTATTATTTGTCCACAAAGGCAAGGCGTTTTTTTTCACAGACCGTCACTGTGACGGGAAGTAaagttaataataaaataacagcaCATGGTTTAATGTTGCAGCATGGGAAGCTTTATTAGTATTTTCTAACCGCTCCTGTGATCCAAAACTCATATTAGACCATGTAAATAAGCATTGAATCATTCAATTTTCCAATTATACTGTGATTATAATGAGATTTCCGGAGTTAAGCCTGTCAGCTTCGGACCTCAAATTTGCCTGAGCTCACCGTAACAGAAGCAGTGACTCGCCTCTAACCCGCTGCCTCCCttcacctgaccccccccccccccccccccccccacaccgccctcctcttccctctgacTGCCTTAAACAGGAGCAGATGGCCATTTCCCCAGTGATCTGGAGTATCATAATCCCCAAATGACTTAAAGTGCCTGTTTATTTGTGTACTTCCTCTTAGTTAAATAGTTAAACAAAGCCTAATGATGGGTCATGTGCCCATCCTGGTGAACACAAGAGAACCAGGATATTTTATTACATGCTGAGATACATATATCTTCTTTGTTTAAATAATTCTCATCTCAACTCAAAATTAATCTTTGTTGCAACTCAAACCGTTTCAGCTCAAATAGGGATCACTGATATATCCAGCAGAAAAACAGATTCATGATATAACCCTTTTTGAATAAACTTTACGCACAGGCTCTGGGGACTGCATCTCCCATTGCAAtgtttgctgtttgtttttctctgccTGTTTGGATTTCAAATGAAGAATAGGCCTACACTAAACTTTTACCTTTGAACAGGGTCAACCCACGCTATTTAAATTATACAGAAATGAGTTTCTTTGCCTGTTATCGATTTTTCAAATGTACAATCAAAGACTTTATATACAGGGATTATGTAAATGTCTCTTAACTTTTATGCGAGATCAAAACCATTGATAACAAAATTTTTATTGCCACCACTTAAATGTTTTCCTCACCTTCTGTTAAGCAACACCTACTTATTTAAATGTGTTTCATCTCCACAGCCACAGCTGATGAACGAGGGGGCTGGCAACCGCAAATTCAAATGCACCGAGTGTGGAAAGGCTTTCAAATACAAGCATCACCTCAAGGAACATCTTCGTATTCACAGTGGTAGGTACTCCCTGGAATTGGGTACAGTCCATGATTGCATAATTATTTTTAAGATTCTAGATAATGGGGGTTTCATGCTACAAAGATAGACATGGATAAggttttctctttctttatctcgcTTGTGTCTGTTGAATTACTCATGCCAGTTGATTATAGCTGAAAAGACCTGTTTCATAACTGAGTAATTCCCCCATATGGATGAAACCATAGCAATGCATTCTGAGGGGGCTGAAATTAAAATTCATTCTAAATACACATTTGCATTCAAAAAATTAACGTTCGCTCACATAATACACGCTGAGCAACCAATCGTAATACAAAATATAAGAAAATTGCATATACAATTAACCGAAATATAGCATATTAACATAAATGTTCTTATTTTTCAGGTGAGAAACCATATGAGTGCTCCAACTGTAAGAAGCGGTTCTCCCACTCTGGGTCATATAGCTCTCACATCAGCAGCAAGAAATGCATTGGCCTGATTGCAATCAATGGAAGAGTACGCAATGGAAACAGTGCCAAGCCTGGCTCCTCACCCAACTCCACCACATCTTCCCCTGGCAGTCCAGCCCTGGCCCAGCTCCGCCACAAACTAGAGAATGGCCGCCCCCTAGGCCCACAAGACCAGCAGGGTCAGCTTGACATCAAAGCAGAGCCAATGGACTTCAATGACTATCGGCTATTGATTGCTTCTCAACATGGCTTTGGGGGCCCAGGGGCGTACATGAATGGAAATGGCCATGGAGGAGGAAGCCCCCTGGGAATCCACAGCTCATCCCAGAGCCCCCTGCAGCACCTGGGGGGTATGGGACTGGACCTCCCCCTGCTTGGCTACCCCGGTTCTCTTGGGAATAACCTGAGTGAGGTTCAGAAGGTCCTCCAGATCGTGGACAACACAGTGTGCAGGCAGAAAATGGATGGGAACCCAGAGGAGATCACCAAGCTCAGGGCCTACATGAAGGAGTTGGGAGCCCAGATGGAGGAGCACAAGCTTGCCCTCTCCGCAAGAGCCGGCTTCCCAGTTGTTGGCCAGAACAGCCCCACCAAGAGTATCATAGACTACACCCTGGAAAAAGTCAATGAAGCCAAGAGCCTTATTGATGACTCCAAAAGGCAGATGGACATCAAAAAGGAAAAGCCAAACCACTCCATGGACTTCGGCGGAGAAGAGAAGTCCCATGACAGCCAGCCCCAGTTCCTGCCATTCTCCTGTCAGTTCTGCAAGGAGGCATTCCCTGGACCCATACCACTGCACCAACATGAGCGCTACCTGTGCAAGATGAATGAGGAGATCAAAGCAGTGCTGCAGCCAGTGGAAAATGGACCCAGCAACCGCAGGGGCTCAATGGCATCCGAGCAGCAGGCTGTCTTGCTCTCAAGCACTCTCTCAGAGAGGGGAGCCACCAGCCCCATCAACCCTTTTAAGGACCACGTATCAGTGCTCAAGGCCTACTTTGCTATGAACACTGAGCCCAACTCAGAGGAACTTTTGAAGATTTCCATCGCTGTGGGCCTCCCTCAAGAATTTGTCAAAGAGTGGTTTGCCCAGTGGAAGAACCAAAACAACCACAATCAGAGGAAAAGGTCCCCTCCACCTGACCGCAGTGGCACCGAGGCCAACCACTACCTGAACAGGTCACCCATGTCCTTGGTACAACAGGCGATGGCACACTCTGCAGATTTACATGGGGGCTCCAACAATGGCGATGCCTTGCACAGACTTTCAAAGGCTAACCAGTTTACAGCTAACAGACATGCAGGGGAAAAACCACTAGACCCCATGGATCACTTGAGGAGCAGCACTCCATCCCCGCTCAATCTCTCCTCAACTTCTTCCAAAAACTCTCAGAGCAGCTCTTACACTCCAAACAGCCTAGCTTCTGAGGACAACCACGGTGACGCTCCCTTGGATCTGTCCCTGCCAAAACACATGACCAACTACAACAAGAGGATCTCCACGGGAGAAAAGCGTCCCAGGCCCAATGGTTACATGATTGAGCGCAACGGCGATGCTCATGTCAAAGAACAAGGGACCGGGCCTATGGATTTGGCCCACATCAAGAAGGAGTTTCTTGGCTCTGACCACAACACTGGAGGGAACGCTGGCCATCAGCTCGAGAAGAGCACCAGTCCCATTTTTGGTATAAATCCATTTACTGGAGGCCACATCTATACATCCCTGCCACCTCATGGCGCCTTCCCTCCACCATCCTTCATGTCCCAGGCCCAGGCCAGCATCCCAGGCCTCAGGCACTACCCTGGGCTGGACCATATGAGCTTCCTGCCCCACATGGCCTACACTTATGCTACTGGGGCAGCTTCATTTGCAGAAATGCAACAGAGGAGAAAGTACCAACGGAAACCAGGTCTCCAGGTAAGCAAATATCATTGTCTTTGAACATTTCCTTACATGTCATACATTAATTAGTTAACAGGATTGAGGTAAACATTGCTTAATCAATTGATCCAATCCTCAGGCACCTTGGCATTTAGACTGCCCCCCATATGTCTCCTATTTTAAGTGTATTTTGGCTGAAAGGGTCTTACCCAGGTTGGGTTTGATAAGCCCCTGTCCAGACTTGGGATCATAGAAACAGAGCAGAAGGTGTCTCTTTATGTCGAGGTAGCAGGTGCAGATTAACTAAAGCATGGAAAACAATAACAGGAAAACAAACCACCAAAACCAAATCTGCTTATCGCTCACAGGGGGAGCTAATGGACAGCACCGCCGACTATCTGTCAGGCCTAGAGGACCTGACAGACGAATCGCTCCTGTCcaggaagaagatgaagaagactGAAAGTGGTATGTACGCGTGTGACTTGTGCGACAAAACATTCCAG
The window above is part of the Gadus morhua chromosome 20, gadMor3.0, whole genome shotgun sequence genome. Proteins encoded here:
- the zeb2a gene encoding zinc finger E-box-binding homeobox 2a isoform X3, with product MKQEIMAEGPRCKRRKQANPRRKNAVLNYENVVETGSETDEDDRLVLASEENRLANGGGGDGGGGGDGGGGGGDGGGGGGAMGEEEEEEEEEVAGGSSPVAGVPAMEASPRVGHALLSYRGQEGPEGAEGRRDGRQSHHPWAMGEDMHGHLNGTDERQDEYHPLGPKGSLHAVGNGTGKGLEGVSELNDYFLKRKMEDSDEHPASIAEYLQRGDTAIIYPEAPEEVTRLGTPEAIGQDENENDLPGGTPDDFAQLLTCPYCDRGYKRLTSLKEHIKYRHEKNEESVPCPLCSDTFTHRAQLERHMATHKPSRDQPQLMNEGAGNRKFKCTECGKAFKYKHHLKEHLRIHSGEKPYECSNCKKRFSHSGSYSSHISSKKCIGLIAINGRVRNGNSAKPGSSPNSTTSSPGSPALAQLRHKLENGRPLGPQDQQGQLDIKAEPMDFNDYRLLIASQHGFGGPGAYMNGNGHGGGSPLGIHSSSQSPLQHLGGMGLDLPLLGYPGSLGNNLSEVQKVLQIVDNTVCRQKMDGNPEEITKLRAYMKELGAQMEEHKLALSARAGFPVVGQNSPTKSIIDYTLEKVNEAKSLIDDSKRQMDIKKEKPNHSMDFGGEEKSHDSQPQFLPFSCQFCKEAFPGPIPLHQHERYLCKMNEEIKAVLQPVENGPSNRRGSMASEQQAVLLSSTLSERGATSPINPFKDHVSVLKAYFAMNTEPNSEELLKISIAVGLPQEFVKEWFAQWKNQNNHNQRKRSPPPDRSGTEANHYLNRSPMSLVQQAMAHSADLHGGSNNGDALHRLSKANQFTANRHAGEKPLDPMDHLRSSTPSPLNLSSTSSKNSQSSSYTPNSLASEDNHGDAPLDLSLPKHMTNYNKRISTGEKRPRPNGYMIERNGDAHVKEQGTGPMDLAHIKKEFLGSDHNTGGNAGHQLEKSTSPIFGINPFTGGHIYTSLPPHGAFPPPSFMSQAQASIPGLRHYPGLDHMSFLPHMAYTYATGAASFAEMQQRRKYQRKPGLQGELMDSTADYLSGLEDLTDESLLSRKKMKKTESGKRPHQCQICKKAFKHKHHLIEHSRLHSGEKPYQCDKCGKRFSHSGSYSQHMNHRYSYCKREAEEREAAEREARDKGSLEPTELLMRRAYLQGLGPLGYSDPEDPQEEAAGTILRDGTEGGMRGRERDVAEAYKEVTDRREASFRGMEVGEEDEGDSRSLGTQMDSTRDDGEGKDTTHLMDESSREGKTDGKSDQEEAD
- the zeb2a gene encoding zinc finger E-box-binding homeobox 2a isoform X2, with protein sequence MKQEIMAEGPRCKRRKQANPRRKNVLNYENVVETGSETDEDDRLVLASEENRLANGGGGDGGGGGDGGGGGGDGGGGGGAMGEEEEEEEEEVAGGSSPVAGVPAMEASPRVGHALLSYRGQEGPEGAEGRRDGRQSHHPWAMGEDMHGHLNGTDERQDEYHPLGPKGSLHAVGNGTGKGLEGVSELNDYFLKRKMEDSDEHPASIAEYLQRGDTAIIYPEAPEEVTRLGTPEAIGQDENENDLPGGTPDDFAQLLTCPYCDRGYKRLTSLKEHIKYRHEKNEESVPCPLCSDTFTHRAQLERHMATHKPSRDQPQLMNEGAGNRKFKCTECGKAFKYKHHLKEHLRIHSGEKPYECSNCKKRFSHSGSYSSHISSKKCIGLIAINGRVRNGNSAKPGSSPNSTTSSPGSPALAQLRHKLENGRPLGPQDQQGQLDIKAEPMDFNDYRLLIASQHGFGGPGAYMNGNGHGGGSPLGIHSSSQSPLQHLGGMGLDLPLLGYPGSLGNNLSEVQKVLQIVDNTVCRQKMDGNPEEITKLRAYMKELGAQMEEHKLALSARAGFPVVGQNSPTKSIIDYTLEKVNEAKSLIDDSKRQMDIKKEKPNHSMDFGGEEKSHDSQPQFLPFSCQFCKEAFPGPIPLHQHERYLCKMNEEIKAVLQPVENGPSNRRGSMASEQQAVLLSSTLSERGATSPINPFKDHVSVLKAYFAMNTEPNSEELLKISIAVGLPQEFVKEWFAQWKNQNNHNQRKRSPPPDRSGTEANHYLNRSPMSLVQQAMAHSADLHGGSNNGDALHRLSKANQFTANRHAGEKPLDPMDHLRSSTPSPLNLSSTSSKNSQSSSYTPNSLASEDNHGDAPLDLSLPKHMTNYNKRISTGEKRPRPNGYMIERNGDAHVKEQGTGPMDLAHIKKEFLGSDHNTGGNAGHQLEKSTSPIFGINPFTGGHIYTSLPPHGAFPPPSFMSQAQASIPGLRHYPGLDHMSFLPHMAYTYATGAASFAEMQQRRKYQRKPGLQGELMDSTADYLSGLEDLTDESLLSRKKMKKTESGMYACDLCDKTFQKTSSLLRHKYEHTGKRPHQCQICKKAFKHKHHLIEHSRLHSGEKPYQCDKCGKRFSHSGSYSQHMNHRYSYCKREAEEREAAEREARDKGSLEPTELLMRRAYLQGLGPLGYSDPEDPQEEAAGTILRDGTEGGMRGRERDVAEAYKEVTDRREASFRGMEVGEEDEGDSRSLGTQMDSTRDDGEGKDTTHLMDESSREGKTDGKSDQEEAD
- the zeb2a gene encoding zinc finger E-box-binding homeobox 2a isoform X5; protein product: MKQEIMAEGPRCKRRKQANPRRKNVLNYENVVETGSETDEDDRLVLASEENRLANGGGGDGGGGGDGGGGGGDGGGGGGAMGEEEEEEEEEVAGGSSPVAGVPAMEASPRVGHALLSYRGQEGPEGAEGRRDGRQSHHPWAMGEDMHGHLNGTDERQDEYHPLGPKGSLHAVGNGTGKGLEGVSELNDYFLKRKMEDSDEHPASIAEYLQRGDTAIIYPEAPEEVTRLGTPEAIGQDENENDLPGGTPDDFAQLLTCPYCDRGYKRLTSLKEHIKYRHEKNEESVPCPLCSDTFTHRAQLERHMATHKPSRDQPQLMNEGAGNRKFKCTECGKAFKYKHHLKEHLRIHSGEKPYECSNCKKRFSHSGSYSSHISSKKCIGLIAINGRVRNGNSAKPGSSPNSTTSSPGSPALAQLRHKLENGRPLGPQDQQGQLDIKAEPMDFNDYRLLIASQHGFGGPGAYMNGNGHGGGSPLGIHSSSQSPLQHLGGMGLDLPLLGYPGSLGNNLSEVQKVLQIVDNTVCRQKMDGNPEEITKLRAYMKELGAQMEEHKLALSARAGFPVVGQNSPTKSIIDYTLEKVNEAKSLIDDSKRQMDIKKEKPNHSMDFGGEEKSHDSQPQFLPFSCQFCKEAFPGPIPLHQHERYLCKMNEEIKAVLQPVENGPSNRRGSMASEQQAVLLSSTLSERGATSPINPFKDHVSVLKAYFAMNTEPNSEELLKISIAVGLPQEFVKEWFAQWKNQNNHNQRKRSPPPDRSGTEANHYLNRSPMSLVQQAMAHSADLHGGSNNGDALHRLSKANQFTANRHAGEKPLDPMDHLRSSTPSPLNLSSTSSKNSQSSSYTPNSLASEDNHGDAPLDLSLPKHMTNYNKRISTGEKRPRPNGYMIERNGDAHVKEQGTGPMDLAHIKKEFLGSDHNTGGNAGHQLEKSTSPIFGINPFTGGHIYTSLPPHGAFPPPSFMSQAQASIPGLRHYPGLDHMSFLPHMAYTYATGAASFAEMQQRRKYQRKPGLQGELMDSTADYLSGLEDLTDESLLSRKKMKKTESGKRPHQCQICKKAFKHKHHLIEHSRLHSGEKPYQCDKCGKRFSHSGSYSQHMNHRYSYCKREAEEREAAEREARDKGSLEPTELLMRRAYLQGLGPLGYSDPEDPQEEAAGTILRDGTEGGMRGRERDVAEAYKEVTDRREASFRGMEVGEEDEGDSRSLGTQMDSTRDDGEGKDTTHLMDESSREGKTDGKSDQEEAD
- the zeb2a gene encoding zinc finger E-box-binding homeobox 2a isoform X4, with the protein product MGEEEEEEEEEVAGGSSPVAGVPAMEASPRVGHALLSYRGQEGPEGAEGRRDGRQSHHPWAMGEDMHGHLNGTDERQDEYHPLGPKGSLHAVGNGTGKGLEGVSELNDYFLKRKMEDSDEHPASIAEYLQRGDTAIIYPEAPEEVTRLGTPEAIGQDENENDLPGGTPDDFAQLLTCPYCDRGYKRLTSLKEHIKYRHEKNEESVPCPLCSDTFTHRAQLERHMATHKPSRDQPQLMNEGAGNRKFKCTECGKAFKYKHHLKEHLRIHSGEKPYECSNCKKRFSHSGSYSSHISSKKCIGLIAINGRVRNGNSAKPGSSPNSTTSSPGSPALAQLRHKLENGRPLGPQDQQGQLDIKAEPMDFNDYRLLIASQHGFGGPGAYMNGNGHGGGSPLGIHSSSQSPLQHLGGMGLDLPLLGYPGSLGNNLSEVQKVLQIVDNTVCRQKMDGNPEEITKLRAYMKELGAQMEEHKLALSARAGFPVVGQNSPTKSIIDYTLEKVNEAKSLIDDSKRQMDIKKEKPNHSMDFGGEEKSHDSQPQFLPFSCQFCKEAFPGPIPLHQHERYLCKMNEEIKAVLQPVENGPSNRRGSMASEQQAVLLSSTLSERGATSPINPFKDHVSVLKAYFAMNTEPNSEELLKISIAVGLPQEFVKEWFAQWKNQNNHNQRKRSPPPDRSGTEANHYLNRSPMSLVQQAMAHSADLHGGSNNGDALHRLSKANQFTANRHAGEKPLDPMDHLRSSTPSPLNLSSTSSKNSQSSSYTPNSLASEDNHGDAPLDLSLPKHMTNYNKRISTGEKRPRPNGYMIERNGDAHVKEQGTGPMDLAHIKKEFLGSDHNTGGNAGHQLEKSTSPIFGINPFTGGHIYTSLPPHGAFPPPSFMSQAQASIPGLRHYPGLDHMSFLPHMAYTYATGAASFAEMQQRRKYQRKPGLQGELMDSTADYLSGLEDLTDESLLSRKKMKKTESGMYACDLCDKTFQKTSSLLRHKYEHTGKRPHQCQICKKAFKHKHHLIEHSRLHSGEKPYQCDKCGKRFSHSGSYSQHMNHRYSYCKREAEEREAAEREARDKGSLEPTELLMRRAYLQGLGPLGYSDPEDPQEEAAGTILRDGTEGGMRGRERDVAEAYKEVTDRREASFRGMEVGEEDEGDSRSLGTQMDSTRDDGEGKDTTHLMDESSREGKTDGKSDQEEAD
- the zeb2a gene encoding zinc finger E-box-binding homeobox 2a isoform X1, translated to MKQEIMAEGPRCKRRKQANPRRKNAVLNYENVVETGSETDEDDRLVLASEENRLANGGGGDGGGGGDGGGGGGDGGGGGGAMGEEEEEEEEEVAGGSSPVAGVPAMEASPRVGHALLSYRGQEGPEGAEGRRDGRQSHHPWAMGEDMHGHLNGTDERQDEYHPLGPKGSLHAVGNGTGKGLEGVSELNDYFLKRKMEDSDEHPASIAEYLQRGDTAIIYPEAPEEVTRLGTPEAIGQDENENDLPGGTPDDFAQLLTCPYCDRGYKRLTSLKEHIKYRHEKNEESVPCPLCSDTFTHRAQLERHMATHKPSRDQPQLMNEGAGNRKFKCTECGKAFKYKHHLKEHLRIHSGEKPYECSNCKKRFSHSGSYSSHISSKKCIGLIAINGRVRNGNSAKPGSSPNSTTSSPGSPALAQLRHKLENGRPLGPQDQQGQLDIKAEPMDFNDYRLLIASQHGFGGPGAYMNGNGHGGGSPLGIHSSSQSPLQHLGGMGLDLPLLGYPGSLGNNLSEVQKVLQIVDNTVCRQKMDGNPEEITKLRAYMKELGAQMEEHKLALSARAGFPVVGQNSPTKSIIDYTLEKVNEAKSLIDDSKRQMDIKKEKPNHSMDFGGEEKSHDSQPQFLPFSCQFCKEAFPGPIPLHQHERYLCKMNEEIKAVLQPVENGPSNRRGSMASEQQAVLLSSTLSERGATSPINPFKDHVSVLKAYFAMNTEPNSEELLKISIAVGLPQEFVKEWFAQWKNQNNHNQRKRSPPPDRSGTEANHYLNRSPMSLVQQAMAHSADLHGGSNNGDALHRLSKANQFTANRHAGEKPLDPMDHLRSSTPSPLNLSSTSSKNSQSSSYTPNSLASEDNHGDAPLDLSLPKHMTNYNKRISTGEKRPRPNGYMIERNGDAHVKEQGTGPMDLAHIKKEFLGSDHNTGGNAGHQLEKSTSPIFGINPFTGGHIYTSLPPHGAFPPPSFMSQAQASIPGLRHYPGLDHMSFLPHMAYTYATGAASFAEMQQRRKYQRKPGLQGELMDSTADYLSGLEDLTDESLLSRKKMKKTESGMYACDLCDKTFQKTSSLLRHKYEHTGKRPHQCQICKKAFKHKHHLIEHSRLHSGEKPYQCDKCGKRFSHSGSYSQHMNHRYSYCKREAEEREAAEREARDKGSLEPTELLMRRAYLQGLGPLGYSDPEDPQEEAAGTILRDGTEGGMRGRERDVAEAYKEVTDRREASFRGMEVGEEDEGDSRSLGTQMDSTRDDGEGKDTTHLMDESSREGKTDGKSDQEEAD